The sequence CCACACTCATATTCCTGATGTATACTGATTTTAGTGGGTACGTTATGGGGTTTCCTCTCCGCGTTTTTAGGAAGCCCCGAGGAGCGCGGGATCCGTCAGCTGAAGCGCGGGTCCGCCGCTCACGGTGCGGCCGAGCTGGGCAGCCTGAGCTCCTACGACCTCCCTTTCGGCATGGACTTCCTGCGCCGCCACCGCGTCTTCCAGTACCTCCCCATCAGCCCCACCTTCGCGGGGTACCAGTGGCAGGTGCTGCGGGGAAACTGCCGGCCGCGGGACGGCGGCGGGGACGGCGACGAGGGCGTGGCCGCGCCACCGGCGGCGGCGGAGAGCGTGGTATAGCGGGCAGTTAAACCCCGCCCCTTTCTCTCTCAGTGTTTCGGTTGAACCCTGGTGCTGCTGTGCTCTGCTGAGATCCACCGTACCTATCTGAAGACCTGTCCCTcgtcttttttttctatgtggTCGTTCGGTGCTCCGCCGTGTTTTCTCCATCGCGGTTGCCGAGGGCAACGCTGCGTCTGGACCGCCCCCTTCGCTCCACCGAGCCCCTTCAGAAGTAGTATTCATCACACCGTATTTCTACCATCCAGAAGTATTTCCTGCCAGCTGACGGATTCCGTATTCGTAGTATTTTCACCCTCGGAGGGCTACTTATTtatcacatttctttttaaaatgacaaatcaaATCACGATGTCACAATTTATCACAATTTAAAGGCAACACGGTGTCATGCCTACAAAATCAGTACAATTAAAATACACGATTAAAATAGACAACTTTATCTAGATTTCAACGTTGGAATTGATGGTGCCAACTTAACGTTCATTCATTTCGTAATTAACACTGCGAAAGCGTGATCACCCCTAGTTTTCCTCGCAATACGGCAGAAATAGTAAAGCGGTTtcctttatataaaatattgttctAATTCTGACTGACGACATTATTAGTCATTCGGGCGTGGCTGCCTGAACGGCCGGTCAGTTCTAATGAAAAGGGCCCGTGCCGTGGCTCCATTGCCTTCCAGTCTGTGAAGCTTGAGGATCCCGGTCGGGTCCACAGGAAAAATGGCGCTAGAGCTGCGAGGGGGTTCATCAGTCCAGTGTTCCTGACTTGTTCTTGCGTGCTGTGGTGGATGAAGGTGGCTGTTGTGGAGCCGGGACTGaatttttctgtccttttttcacCTTCTCATCCTCCTTGATTTAATCCTTTCGTCAGACTCATCACTCTCACGTGGAGATCATGTGAAGTAAATTATCAGCAGCACGGTTCCTGATCAGTACATaaaccaaaatgtttttttttttttttttgtttttttttgctttgactGCACCAAAAATGTTCTGCAGCCGTTTCAAGGTCACATTTGGGTCCAATGTCACTGGCTGATGAGAAGATTTCATGCCCTTTGTACGCTGGACCTACTTTTAAGTGCTACATcatgtttttataatttatttatttatagattgTAAGTATATATTGAGTACTTCAGAATGATTATTGTGTGTTTGCTGCATGCGTGGCTGCTGAGACGTTTTGGAGATGTTCTCAGAAGTTCCACTTGACCTTCATTTCACTGCAGACCTTGAACAGAAAATGCTCTCCTATGGACTGTGCTCTTAACACAACCAGTCAttccatgaaaataaaaaaagcagaccTGTGTTCTCCATCCACCACCAGGAGGCGCTGCCGCGGAGAGGCGTGGCCTGCACTCCGTGACCCGGCGTCGGCCTCCTGGTTGGGGAGTGGGGCGGAGCCGGGGCCTGTGTGTGCATCCAATTAATTAGCATAGCACAGTACTAGACTAGAGCTCATGGTGCAGAATAAAGTTGCGGAGAGGGTTACTACGTATTGCACTTTTATTACTCAACCTCTTTCTAGATCCTTTTTATATACACAGAGTATAAAAAAAGTAGGTTTTACCATtactctatacacacacacacactctcgcacacacacagacagccttCCAATCTCGCCCCATCATCGTTACTTTCCGTcttccgtctttttttttttataatcatcaTTATGTCATTATGCTGGAATGCAAGATATGACAGAGAAAAGCTCGTCTTAATAAGACCCGTCATTCGGTTAAAGGTCCGAGCTGGTGATGGGTCTTACCAACGCAGCCGCTGGGGTGCATTTCAAAAGAAATTAACCCTTCAGTTATTTTGAGGGGGGTCATTACCTGAAAAATATACTTTGTCTAgttctgttttatatatatatatatatatatatatatatatatatacacacacacacacacacgtcatttTTATGTTTGACGGACGAAGAAATGTTTGTAAGAGAGACAGAATGCATCTTAAATCATTAAAGCTGCAAAGCGCAccatttttgttacatttttattttaaactgttctgtatttttcttttgtaaatcagtagttttttttttttttttttggcggagAACCTTTGTTCTCCAGACTGATTTCATATTGTATTTTTCTAACATTTGCTTCTTGTTTTTCATGTGAATAGTAGTACAAAATGAGAAGTCGATAGTTTTGAAGaattacaaaatatgagtatatctatatctatatttaAAAACAGTGTGCTTTACCAGGACCAGGCCTTGTGGAGACTATTAgtagcaaaaatgttttattccttGTTCCTAATTCTAATTACTGTTCTAGAAACGATGTTACCGAATGAATGCAAGATGTTATCGAACACGGCGTCTTGTCCTTATTTCAGATCAAGAGTTCTGTCTTGTTGggtgataataaataaaaaaaatactgttcaTTCAATCAATAACATTGTAGAAATTTGAATTGAAATTAATCCAAACATTATTCAAGTTTCAATTCAAGTGTCTGATATTTAGTTCCTTACTGAGACTTTCCAGTTTTCGTTCCCTCACCTACAGGCTTAGCAGATTTTGATAAAACTTGCATCACTACAACAAGACCCCATACAACGTAGAACGTCCATAAACCTTTGGTCATGTGAGGAATAGGGTTTATTTCAGACATAACGAGAGAGGATTTGTCACACAATGAGGGACTGGAAGCCATCGACATTTTCCAACTTTGGAACTGGTAAGGCTGCTGGTGATCATCTATGGCTGAGGGAACCTGTGTAGAACTCATTACCAGATTTTCTAAAAATACCCCTACATGTAAAAACGAGCATACATTGGTGTACGTTACGTGTCTATTATGATGCTGcgggtccatttgaagatccctgaagctgtagttgttacggtggtggtgaccctctggttgggtttcatgctgagtcctcgtttagcagtggccaggaaccaggattcatctgctggtctcttcactggagtctgccggtggtTATAGTGGCACCCTAAcaaggacagcctaactagggtgaatttaacactgtctgtgcttaacatggggactgtgtgataaagtggacttaatagtTGACAATAATTGTCTGGGACTTTTAACAGAAGGCCGGAGAACACAGAtgggttttcagtttagatttaaacactgagtccCGGACACAGACCAGCAAGCCCTATATGAGAAGAATCTGCTGCCAGCTGTGACCTCctgtcgtaaagaactaaaagttcactctgGTACTGCGGGCCGAGGCCGTTTAGAGCTTTAGAGGTCAAAAGTAGCTTTTTAGCGTTCGTAAGAATTTcttggttctagttagaacccCCGAGTttcctcatgcacctactagagcatccagacagcaATGCGTTGCAGTCAGAGtgcagggggtctataaataataatcatcaatgtccgggtttatgagtaataccgaggttttCATTATAAATGACTGCGACGCCGCCAACGACACATCACTCACATCCACATTCCATAAAAGATCATCTAGATTATCTACATTAAAGAAGATtcttttttaatgaagaaacacagctgtatctgtccaATAGACCAATGACAGCAAAGTTTTGGCTATATAAGTACAAAGACGGCCATTTCCTGTCTACTTATGGAGTCTGAGTTTAAGAAAAAGTCTGGTGACCAAGACAAGTCACAAACAGTATTTGATGTTATAGCATCCATATTTTTCCCACGCTAGTTTAAGACTCTGGACAGAAGTAGACTCGGTGACATTCATATACACTAAAATGTCCAGAAATTCAGCGCCTGGGACGCCGACAGGAGGCGCGAACGTTATTTTCCTGCGGACATCGCAATGGAGTATGTGGTTCGTGTTGTGCACACCCTGGGTAACAAGCAGAGGGTGATCGAGAAGGATGTGGAGCTCCAGTCAAGGGCGTACAAAGCCCTGAGAGATGATCTGAGAGGGATGGAGAGCACCATTCATGCTCTGGACGAAAGGATGAGGGAACTAGAGGAGCAGAAATATGGCAACTCAAAAAAGCACGACACCCCAAAAGGTGCACACACTTGAAACAGAACGATGAGACCCTGCAAGGAGAGCTCTCTCATCATGGCAACCACTAAACCTCAAGCAGCTCAAAAGAGAGTGGGTCTGGTTGAAGGAAGATTCTGGCCGTGGCCACCGCTGCTTATACTCCTGGAGTATATATGGAGTATGCGGCATTAGAAAACTGGAGCTAGATGAACACCACCCACATTTCAGATGGCAGGATGCTGGAATCGAGTAAAgggcatttttattattaaagagtAAATCACTGTGTACTGTTCTTGCAtgtgtttaaagaaaataaCTTGACAAGATTAAATCcaactagcatgctaacatccattagcatgctaacatggcGTGGCCAAGATATACATAAAGTGGCCGGAGTTCCAggtgttcctaataaagtggctgggGTTCTGGGTGTTCCTAATAACGGACCAgacggtcttaataatgtggatgattggcatcctaatgaagctgctggtttaatctgccattgaattacagtgctggcgctgctgctgtatcagtaccccttgtaggaccccctttgctggcaatgacacagtagcagtaccacttaaaaggggccccattttaccaatgctaccaatgctaaaattagcattcaatgcattctaatgggaaaatgaccccttttgagcgttaatagctcggccacgcccagtccgatcgcttataaaagtaatagcacacctcacacaatatagtactaatttttgatatatagcacgccggtgtgtgtgcttcggtacgacccgcattaagtgccgaaaaaaaggtttttttttcctaaattgtgcgtgatccgtaaatcagacagagacaaactaTATGTCAAAACATTGGTCTTGGCGAGAGCTAATGTTTTGGTATGTCAAACCATagaatgggcagtggtggcctagcggttaaattagcattcaatgcattctgggcaaatgaccctgtttgagcattaATAGCTCCGGTTAAGACCTAGCCGTTAGgaaagaggccccgtaatcagaaggttgccggtacgaatcccgatccaccaaggtgccactgagcaaagcagcgtccccacacactgctccccgggcgcctgtcatgtcaccaagggtgatggttaaatacagaggacaaattataTATGAGGATATATTGCGACGTAGCTTCACACCTCCATGGTCGGATTAGGTTTAGAtcttgtgtgtgtacgtgctgCTGAAGATTTAGaattattttcttttgaaaaCTGACACCAGCAGCTCTTCAGATATGTCAGATAAACACAGATCATTTTGACGGCCTTGTGACCTGGATTACAGACTAAATAAAACACCCATCGATGTCCTCCCCATGGTCGTCACACAGCACATGCCACACAGTGGACTCAAGACAGTCCTTTAGTCCTTGACCTTTGTCTTCCAAAGTCTTCCAGGCTTTGTTGAGCACCTTCACCACCTCCTCAAAAATGATGAAGACTATGGCCACATCCAGGCACACGCGACCCAGGCGAGGAATCGTTCCTTTATAGAAACTaaaagagacaaagagagagaaagtgtgaataatacatttaaaaaatcctATTTTTACTCTTAAAATGTTGATAATACCATATATGTGAATAGAGAATTTACACTGAGGGGTGACATTATActttaaatgtagttttttcctgttgcaacacacacagacttacgCAGCCGGTCCCTCGTGTCTCAGGATTTTAACAGCACAGTCAGCGGTGCTCTTATATTTGTGGGCTTCTAAACCCTGCGAGAGAAGATTACGTGCAGACTGGGATAAAGCTACAAAGAACCAATTCACTCGTCCTTTTATCACCAAAAAATAACACACGTACCACGCATTGCAAGCAGTTACAAGCATTAACAAGCACCAAATACCTGCATCCTGGTTTTAATCACGTCCAGAGGCGTGTTCCCAAACACGCTGGCAGCTCCAGCAATGGCGCCAAATGTTCCGGTGACCAGAGGATTAAGGGTCCTGTTAGGGTTGTCACCTACATCACAGTGCAAAATACatccattttat comes from Denticeps clupeoides chromosome 11, fDenClu1.1, whole genome shotgun sequence and encodes:
- the LOC114800143 gene encoding tricarboxylate transport protein, mitochondrial-like is translated as MTSFANWYKGDNPNRTLNPLVTGTFGAIAGAASVFGNTPLDVIKTRMQGLEAHKYKSTADCAVKILRHEGPAAFYKGTIPRLGRVCLDVAIVFIIFEEVVKVLNKAWKTLEDKGQGLKDCLESTVWHVLCDDHGEDIDGCFI